In a single window of the Palaemon carinicauda isolate YSFRI2023 chromosome 10, ASM3689809v2, whole genome shotgun sequence genome:
- the LOC137648266 gene encoding microtubule-associated protein 6-like: MALRCLLLWGHPLLAPTPLKDYTFVAPTPLEDYALLALTSLEDYALLAPTPLEDYALQAPTLLEDYALLAPTPLEDYALQAPTLLEDYALLAPTPLEDYAFQAPTLLEDYALQAPTLLEDYALQAPTLLEDYALLAPTPLEDYALLAPTPLEDYALQAPTLLEDYGLQAPTPLEDYALQAPTLLEDYALLAPTPLEDYALQAPTLLEDYALQAPALLEDYALLAPTPLEDYALQAPTLLEDYALLAPTPLEDYALQAPTLLEDYALLAPTPLEDYVLLAPTLLEDYALLAPTPL, encoded by the coding sequence ATGGCCCTCAGGTGTCTTCTCCTCTGGGGCCATCCCCTTCTGGCGCCTACCCCTTTGAAAGACTATACCTTTGTGGCGCCAACCCCTTTAGAAGACTATGCTCTTCTGGCACTAACCTCTTTAGAAGACTATGCTCTTCTGGCGCCAACCCCTTTAGAAGACTATGCTCTTCAGGCACCAACCCTTTTAGAAGACTATGCTCTTCTGGCGCCAACCCCTTTAGAAGACTATGCTCTTCAGGCACCAACCCTTTTAGAAGACTATGCTCTTCTGGCGCCAACCCCTTTAGAAGACTATGCTTTTCAGGCACCAACCCTTTTAGAAGACTATGCTCTTCAGGCACCAACCCTTTTAGAAGACTATGCTCTTCAGGCACCAACCCTTTTAGAAGACTATGCTCTTCTGGCGCCAACCCCTTTAGAAGACTATGCTCTTCTGGCACCAACCCCTTTAGAAGACTATGCTCTTCAGGCACCAACCCTTTTAGAAGACTATGGTCTTCAGGCACCAACCCCTTTAGAAGACTATGCTCTTCAGGCACCAACCCTTTTAGAAGACTATGCTCTTCTGGCGCCAACCCCTTTAGAAGACTATGCTCTTCAGGCACCAACCCTTTTAGAAGACTATGCTCTTCAGGCACCAGCCCTTTTAGAAGACTATGCTCTTCTGGCGCCAACCCCTTTAGAAGACTATGCTCTTCAGGCACCAACCCTTTTAGAAGACTATGCTCTTCTGGCGCCAACCCCTTTAGAAGACTATGCTCTTCAGGCACCAACCCTTTTAGAAGACTATGCTCTTCTGGCGCCAACCCCTTTAGAAGACTATGTTCTTCTGGCACCAACCCTTTTAGAAGACTATGCTCTTCTGGCGCCAACCCCTTTATAA
- the LOC137648267 gene encoding microtubule-associated protein 6-like, with protein MLFWRQPLLEDYAPLAPTLLEDYALLAPTPLEDYALLAPTPLEGYALLAPSPLEDYALLAPTPLKGYVLLAPTPLEDYALLAPTPLEDYALLAPTPLEDYALLAPTPLEDYALLAPTPLEDYALQAPTLLEDYALQAPTLLEDYALLAPTPLEDYALQAPTLLEDYALLAPTPLEDYALQAPTLLEDYALLAPTPFGRLCSSGYALLAPTPLKDYALLAPTPLEGYALLAPAPLEDYALLAPTPLKGYVLLAPTPLEDYALLAPTPLEDYALLAPTPLEDYALLAPTPLEDYALLAPTPLEDYALLAPTPLEDYALLAPTPLEDYALLAPTPLEDYALLAPTPLEDYALLAPTPLEDYALLAPTPLEGHAIIVSTPSIRKTAVWRKNKIFVT; from the exons ATGCTCTTCTGGCGCCAACCCCTTTTGGAAGATTATGCTCCTCTGGCACCAACCCTTTTAGAAGACTATGCTCTTCTGGCACCAACCCCTTTAGAAGACTATGCTCTTCTGGCGCCAACCCCTTTAGAAGGCTATGCTCTTCTGGCACCATCCCCTTTAGAAGACTATGCTCTTCTAGCACCAACCCCTTTAAAAGGCTATGTTCTTCTGGCGCCAACCCCTTTAGAAGACTATGCTCTTCTGGCACCAACCCCTTTAGAAGACTATGCTCTTCTGGCACCAACCCCTTTAGAAGACTATGCTCTTCTGGCACCAACCCCTTTAGAAGACTATGCTCTTCTGGCGCCAACCCCTTTAGAAGACTATGCTCTTCAGGCACCAACCCTTTTAGAAGACTATGCTCTTCAGGCACCAACCCTTTTAGAAGACTATGCTCTTCTGGCGCCAACCCCTTTAGAAGACTATGCTCTTCAGGCACCAACCCTTTTAGAAGACTATGCTCTTCTGGCGCCAACCCCTTTAGAAGACTATGCTCTTCAGGCACCAACCCTTTTAGAAGACTATGCTCTTCTGGCGCCAACCCCTTTTGGAAGATTATGCTCCTCTG GCTATGCTCTTCTGGCACCAACCCCTTTAAAAGACTATGCTCTTCTGGCGCCAACCCCTTTAGAAGGCTATGCTCTTCTGGCACCAGCCCCTTTAGAAGACTATGCTCTTCTAGCACCAACCCCTTTAAAAGGCTATGTTCTTCTGGCGCCAACCCCTTTAGAAGACTATGCTCTTCTGGCACCAACCCCTTTAGAAGACTATGCTCTTCTGGCACCAACCCCTTTAGAAGACTATGCTCTTCTGGCACCAACCCCTTTAGAAGACTATGCTCTTCTGGCACCAACCCCTTTAGAAGACTATGCTCTTCTGGCACCAACCCCTTTAGAAGACTATGCTCTTCTGGCACCAACCCCTTTAGAAGACTATGCTCTTCTGGCACCAACCCCTTTGGAAGACTATGCTCTTCTGGCACCAACCCCTTTAGAAGACTATGCTCTTCTGGCACCAACCCCTTTAGAAGACTATGCTCTTCTGGCACCAACCCCTTTGGAAGGCCATGCCATCATTGTGTCAACCCCCTCCATTAGGAAAACAGCTGTATggcgaaaaaataaaatttttgtaacATGA